From bacterium, one genomic window encodes:
- a CDS encoding peroxidase has product MDSGDAKKKALALKEDFRGAELSPGDRAMLEYAEKITLVPWTVGGADIEKLREAGFSDVQILEIATVSSYRNYIARVASGLGVELDDGIFADDAQLRSRMEEGLT; this is encoded by the coding sequence GTGGATTCGGGGGATGCGAAGAAAAAGGCGCTGGCGCTGAAGGAGGACTTCCGCGGAGCGGAGCTGAGCCCCGGGGATCGGGCCATGCTCGAGTATGCCGAGAAGATTACGCTGGTGCCCTGGACGGTCGGCGGGGCGGACATCGAGAAGCTCCGGGAGGCCGGGTTCAGCGATGTGCAGATCCTCGAGATCGCGACCGTTTCGAGCTACCGCAACTACATCGCCCGGGTGGCGAGTGGGCTGGGCGTGGAGCTCGATGACGGCATCTTCGCCGATGACGCCCAGCTTCGCTCCCGCATGGAAGAGGGGTTGACGTAG